The DNA segment GGCCGCATCCTCACTGCTGCCGAACGGATTCCGCCTCATCGCCAGACTGAACAGATATGGATATTCGGATTTGAGATGCTCCATATAATGTATCCATTCAACAGCCGCCTGGCTGTATGCCCGCTCCATATCGCCTGTCAGATGGGCCAGGTCTTTGTCACTCAACGTTGAAAAGTCCCGCCTGCTGGCCAGCTCTTCCGTCAAATGAAAAACGGCCCACAAAGTGTCCGTAAACCTGTCATGCTCCAGCAGCAGGGGGTTCTCGAGCAAAGTAACCATAAAACCCCGCTTGCCGACCAGCATCTCGGCGATCTCACTTAGCTCATTCCTCTCGACAGACAGTTTGAAGTCATGGCCTTGCAGATCGTTCCTGGCGGATCCGAACTCTGCCTTCGTCCAGTTTCCCTCCACATCCAGCACCTCGCCGAGCATGTCGCTGTTACTGTCATGGCTTGCCAAAAACCGCAGCAGCTCCGTGCCGACCTCGCTGAAAAACGTACCTATCACCATATTCAGCTTGTTCATCTTGTTCCGCCTGTCCCTGCTCGCCAGCAGCTCATGCAGGATCAGCGTCACCATCAGAACCTCGATCGGCACGAACGCAATGTCCCCCATCAGATATATGAATATATGATGCGCATCATGGAACATCAAATAATGCACAAAATAAAGCACCGCCGACATTCCTACCAGCCCGACACCAAGAAATATCTGCCACTTAAAACGCTTCATATGTTCTCACCTCAGCTAAGATTGTCTTTGAAATGTCATTACGCTTGTTATAGAATTCATCAGGCTATGATAATCTCAAGATCAAGCCCTGTCATTTACTTTTTCGAAAGGTCTCACCGATGCGCAAAATACTATGGCTCGCACTATTGTTATCTTTAATCGTCATCCCCTTTACCAATGCCGCCGACCAGCAGCCCGCAAAACCCCGCGTACTGATCATAGGCGACTCCATCTCGATAGGCTACACCCCTCACGTCAAAGAGATGCTCAAAGACAAAGCCATCGTCACCCGCCCCCGCACCGCCAAAGGGCATATCATAAACTGCGGCAACACCCAGCGAGGCCTCGATAATCTCACTGACTGGCTAGGCGATACCAAATACGACGTTATCCACTTCAACTGGGGCCTGTGGGACATCTGCTACCGCCACCCCGAATCCAAGGAACAGGGCCGTCGGGACAAAAAACGAGGAACCATAACAGCCGCTCCCGAAGTCTACGAGCAGAACCTCCGCGAGCTCGTCGATATGCTAAAGGCCACCGGCGCCCGCCTCATCTGGGCCTCGACAACCCCCGTCCCCGAAAAAGAAGCGGGGCGGTTCGTCGGCGATGAAGTCAAGTACAACAAAATCGCAGCCCGTATCATGGCCGAAAACGACATCCCCACCGATGATCTCTATTCATACATGCTCTCCGTCGCTGACAAATACTACCGAGCACCCGGCGACGTCCACTACACCGACGAAGGTTACCGCCACCTCGCCAAAAAGGTTGTTTCCTCGATAGAAAAAGCCCTCGACCCCGAAAAGATCGATCTCTGGCCCGATACTCCGCCCGCCCAGGGCGCCAATTCCAAAAAGGTCATGCCCACCATCACCGTCTATCGCACAACTCGCGAAATATCTAAAAATGCAGCCGTCCTGATCTGCCCCGGCGGCGGTTACGGCCATCTCGCAATGACCCACGAAGGCTCGACCATTGCTGAATGGCTCAACTCCGTCGGCATCACCGGCGTCGTCCTCCGCTACCGCCACGCACGCGACGGCGACCACTTCCCCGCTCCTCTCGAAGATGCACTCCGTGCCATGCGCATAGTACGCTCAAACGCCCCGGACTGGAACATCGACCCCGACAAAATAGGCGTCATGGGTTTCTCCGCAGGTGGACACCTCGCCAGCATGGTCGGCACGAAATTCAACGAACCCTACGGCAAGGCCGGTGACCCTGCCGACAAACTTTCTGCCCGCCCCGACTTCATGATGCTCGTCTACCCCGTCATCACCATGACCCAGCCGTTCATGCACAAAGGTTCCAAACGCAACCTCCTCGGCCCCCGCGCCAATAACGACGACCTCGCCCGTGCAGTCTCCACCGAACTGCAGGTCAAAACCGACACCCCGCCCACCTTCCTGCTTCACTGCAACGGCGACAAAGGCGTCCTCCCCGAAAACAGCGTCGCCTTCTACCAGGCCCTTCGTAAGCAAAACCTCGACGCCGAAATGCACATCTTCCGCAAGGGCTCACACGGCTTCGGCATCCGCAACCTCGACAACCCCATCTTCGACTGGCCCGCCCGCGCAGCGGACTGGCTCGATCAGATACTGAACGCTGAGAAATGACGCACAATTGAAGAACTGACGAACCTC comes from the Anaerohalosphaera lusitana genome and includes:
- a CDS encoding alpha/beta hydrolase fold domain-containing protein; the protein is MRKILWLALLLSLIVIPFTNAADQQPAKPRVLIIGDSISIGYTPHVKEMLKDKAIVTRPRTAKGHIINCGNTQRGLDNLTDWLGDTKYDVIHFNWGLWDICYRHPESKEQGRRDKKRGTITAAPEVYEQNLRELVDMLKATGARLIWASTTPVPEKEAGRFVGDEVKYNKIAARIMAENDIPTDDLYSYMLSVADKYYRAPGDVHYTDEGYRHLAKKVVSSIEKALDPEKIDLWPDTPPAQGANSKKVMPTITVYRTTREISKNAAVLICPGGGYGHLAMTHEGSTIAEWLNSVGITGVVLRYRHARDGDHFPAPLEDALRAMRIVRSNAPDWNIDPDKIGVMGFSAGGHLASMVGTKFNEPYGKAGDPADKLSARPDFMMLVYPVITMTQPFMHKGSKRNLLGPRANNDDLARAVSTELQVKTDTPPTFLLHCNGDKGVLPENSVAFYQALRKQNLDAEMHIFRKGSHGFGIRNLDNPIFDWPARAADWLDQILNAEK